A part of Populus alba chromosome 8, ASM523922v2, whole genome shotgun sequence genomic DNA contains:
- the LOC118055812 gene encoding sm-like protein LSM36B — protein MSTGGEKGSATTKTPADFLKSIRGRPVVVKLNSGVDYRGILACLDGYMNIAMEQTEEYVNGQLKNKYGDAFIRGNNVLYISTSKRTLADGA, from the exons atgtcaaCTGGAGGAGAGAAGGGTTCGGCAACCACAAAAACACCTGCTGATTTTCTCAAATCAATTCGTGGGCGGCCTGTTGTGGTTAAGCTCAATTCTGGAGTTGATTATAGAG GTATTTTAGCTTGTCTTGATGGGTACATGAACATAGCAATGGAACAAACAGAAGAATATGTAAATGGCcaactgaaaaacaaatatggtGATGCTTTCATACGAGGAAATAATG TTCTGTACATCAGCACATCCAAGAGGACTCTTGCAGATGGTGCATAA